DNA sequence from the Planifilum fimeticola genome:
TCTCCGAAGTGGAGAAGTTCGACGAGTCCGCCGGGGCGGATGCCGCCCGGAGGATCGCCGGTGAGGTGGAGACGGCCGTGCAGATCTTGACGGACCATTTTATGAAGGAGGAGAACGTGCTCTTTCCGATGGCGGAGCGCATCCTGTCCGATGCGGAAAAGGAAGAGCTTCTGGAGAGGGTTCAGGCGATTTGACTGCAAGGAAAGCGGCGCATGCCGTCGAGGATGCGCCGCTTCAATTTTTTGACGGGGAATCTCGGAAATTCAGATGATACATACGTTTCCGGGGCAGCGGCCGTCACAGTGGCACAGCTTTCGGAGGCGGTTCAGATCGTGGATGATCAGCCTGCCGGACCGCATGCTGAGGATGTGTTCCCTTTTCATCCGGCTCAGCATGCGGTTGACGCTTTCCCGGGTGGCGCCGATGAAGTTGGCCAGATCCTGGTTGGTCAGCCGCATGGGGATCAGGATGCCCTCCTCCGTCCTTTTGCCGCAGGTGTTGCAGAGGCGGATCAGGGTGGAGGCGAGCGCCCCGGTTTTGCCGTATACCAGGAGATCGCGCATTTTGGTCTCCAAAATCCGCTGGTTGACGGTGAGCCACTGGATGAACCGGATGGCCAGGTCGGGGTGGCGGAGCAGCAGGGCCTCCAATTCCTCCTTGTGGATGACGCCGAGGAACGCATCCGTCAAGGTGACGGCGTTGCTCCACTGGAAGGGGGACGGGAGCGTGCAGGGATCACCGACCAGGTCTCCGGCGTACTTGAGGGAGAGCGCGATTTCCTCCCCGCTTTCGGTGTTGTTGAAGATCTTGACGATCCCCTCATGGATGAAGTAGAGATAATCGGCTTGTTCTTTGTCCTGGAACAAGTTGATGCCGCTGTTCACCCTTTTGGAGGTCATCAGTGAGCTCAACCGCTTCAGCTGCTCCGGTTGGAAATAGTCGACAAACCGATGGGCGGACACCGCGGAAGTCATGGGGAATCCTCCTCTCCGTTTGCGCAGGAAGCGGAATGGTGAAGGTTTTGCGAAACTGTGATATTTGTCACGATGAAGGGGTGAGTCCTGGGTTACGATGAGAACAGAACAAACCCCGAGGCACGGCGGGATGCTCATTTTGAAGACTGGAGGAGTCTGCGATGAAACCGATCCTTCCGAGGGAACATGGCGGATGGGCCATGGTATCCGTCCCCTTTCTCCTTGGCATGTTCGTGGGTGGGCCCAAATGGTTGCATCTTCCGCTGTTTTTCGGATGGATGCTGTTTTACCTGGCGGCCTATCCCTTCCGCCTGGCGCTGATGCGGCGGAAAGATCGGCGCAATTTTGTCCGTTGGGCGCTGATTTATTGGGCCCTGGGGATGGTTTTCCTGATCCCCCCGCTCCTTTGGGAGCCTTCGCTGTTATGGGCGGGCCCCGTGCTGGCCGCGTTGTTCTGCATCAACGGGTGGTACGCGTACCGGCGAAACGAGCGTTCCTTCGTCAATGACCTGTGCGCCATTCTCGCCTTTTCGGTCGGCGGTGCGGCCGCCCACATGGTCGGAGCCGGGAGTTGGGACGCCATGGCCCTGTGGGTTGCGGTGCCGTGTATCCTGTACTTTTTGGGGAGCGTCTTTTTTGTCAAGTCGGTGTTTCGGGAGCGCAAAAACGAAAGATGGCTGATCGCCTCAAAGGGATATCACCTGCTGCTCCTGATCCTGACGGCTCTCCTGGAGCCCTGGTTCGTCCTGCCCTACGCTTTTTCGGCCTTCAGGGCCTTCTTGTGGGGCGGAAAGACGATCCGTCCGATGAAGGTGGGAATCATCGAGATCGTCGGATCGTTGCTCTTCCTCGTCCTTTCCATCATCGCTTTTTCCGCCACTCGTCCGCCCACGATTTGAGGGCTTCCACATCCTTGAGGACGATATGGTTGCGGTTCATTTCCAAAATGCGCTGGCGGCGCAAATCGTTGAGCATGCGGTTGACGCTCTCGCGGGTGGTTCCCGCCATGCTGGCCAGGTCCTGGTGTGTGACGGGGAGCCGGAGCACCACCGTTCCGTCCTGGGTTGTTCCGTGGGTTTCGGCCAGCCGCAGGAGGATGGCGCAGATGCGGTGGCGCACATCCTGGTAGGTGAGTTCCTGCAGCTTTTCTTGCAGCTCGCGGATTTTTGCCCCCAAAACCCGCAGTACCTTCACCGCGATGGTGGGAGTGGACAGCAAAAGCTGCTCGAAGGATTGGATGGGAATCGCGAAGACGCGGGTGGGCTTGACGGCTTCGGCGTTGGCGGGGTAGGGGCTCTGATCGAAGAATCCCGTGTGGGGGAACATGTCCCCCTTGGCCAGCAGGGAGACGATCTGCTCATGTCCGTTGGCATCCACCTTAAAGGCTTTGACGAGCCCGTCGACGATGAAATAGACGGCTTCGCGCGGGCTTCCCTCCGCGAAGATGAGCGATTTCTTCGGGTAGGAGCGCGGGATCGCGATGGAAGCGATCCGTTCCAGCTCTTCGTCGGTGAGATCCAGAAACAGCGGCACATTGCGGAGAAGAGGGACCAATTGAGACAAGTCCATCACCTCGATGGATCAAAATTGGGACAACCGCCCGACCGGGGGCTGTGCCCGGCGATGTCGCAAATCTTCCGCTAAGACCTGATGTCCGCAAAGACTTGATGTCCGCTCATGACGGAGTGTTTGGTTTCATTGTACCCCAACGATTCAGGGGAGAGTGTGACGAACTTCATACTGTTTTTCCAAAGACTTTGTTACGTTGTGAACAAACAGGATTTCCCGTTTCGGTCCCGCCGGGACGGGAAAACAGGGCGTCGTTATCCCTTTCATAAGGAGGAATCCCTTTTGATTGACTTTCACCAATCTCCCTTTCTGGTCATCTGGGAAGTGACTCGTGCCTGCGCCCTCAAATGCCTCCATTGCCGGGCCGAGGCGCAGTATCGTCGGGATCCCCGCGAGTTGACGACGGAAGAGGGGAAAGCCTTGATTCGCGAGATTCGCGATTTGGGCGCCCCCCTGCTGGTCTTCACCGGCGGCGATCCGCTGATGCGGGAGGACCTCTTTGAGCTGGCCGAATACGCCAAAGGGCAGGGGCTGATCGTATCGCTCACGCCCAGCGCCACCCCGCGGGTGACGGAGAAAGCGATGCGCCGGGCGATGGAGGTGGGGCTCGACCGATGGGCCTTCAGTCTCGACGGATCGACGGCGGAGATCCATGACGCCTTCCGCGGCACGTCCGGATCCTACGACCTGACCATGCGCGCCATCGGCATGCTGCGCAAGCTCGGGATGCCGCTGCAGATCAACACCACCGTCAGTCGCTACAATCTCGACGATCTGCCCGACATTGCTCGCCTGCTCGAAGAGATGGGCATCGTGCTGTGGAGCGTCTTTTTCCTCGTGCCCACCGGCCGCGGCAAGGCGGACGACATGATCACCGCGGAGGAGCATGAGCGGGTGTTCCACTGGCTGGCCGATCTCTCCGGGCGCGTCCCCTTTGACATCAAGACGACGGCGGCGCCTCCCTACCGCCGCGTGATAATGCAGCGGGAGAAAATGAAGAGCGGTCCGGGAGCGGCGGCCGGTGCTCCTCCCTGGGTGGCCGGGCGCCAACGGCAGTTGCGGGCACCGCGCGCCGTCAACGACGGCAACGGTTTCGCCTTCGTTTCCCACATCGGCGATGTGTATCCCAGCGGCTTTTTGCCGATCGCCTGCGGGAACGTGCGGGAGCGCTCCCTCACGGAGATCTATCGGACGCACCCGACCTTTGTCTCCCTGCGCGATCCGGAGCGGCTGAAGGGAAAGTGCGGGGTGTGCGAGTTCCGTTCCGTCTGCGGGGGATCCCGGGCCCGTGCTTACGCCGTGACCGGCGATCCCTTGGAGAGCGATCCGACCTGCGCCTATGTGCCCCGGGAGTGGTCGAAGCGGGCGGCCAGTTCTTCGTAGAGGGAGGCAACCGGGCCGATCGCGTCGCTCCGTTCGGGGTTTGACGGGTTTCCGCCGGAGGAATGGATAAGTGTGACGGTCGAATCCCTTGGTTTTTGCAGCTGTTGTCTCAGGTTTCTTGAACGGAATGGTCGTTTGAGTTCGCCCCACATTTCCAAAGGGGGGAATCCGGGATGAAATTGCTGGCCGTGACCGCTTGTCCGGTAGGGATCGCGCACACGTACATCGCCGCCGAAAAGCTGAAAAAGGCGGCGGATGAAGCGGGCCATACCATCAAAGTGGAAACCTGGGGATCCATCGGCGTGGAAAACGCCTTTACACAGGAGGAGATTGAGGAAGCGGACGGGGTGATCCTGGCGGCGGACAAGGATGTGGACAAAAGCCGCTTCCGGGGAAAGCGGGTGCTGGAATGCTCCGTTCAGGATGCGATCCACCGCCCGGAGGAGTTGATCCGGCGATTGGTCGACGGAGAAGTTCCCGTCTTCGGGGCCCCGGAACGGGAAGAGCCGAAACGGGAGGAGTCGCCGGTTGAAAAGGCCGAATCCGGTCGTTCCTTTTACCGCCACCTGATGAACGGCGTTTCTTACATGATCCCCTTTGTGGTGGTGGGCGGTTTGTTGATCGCCCTGTCCCTCGGCTTCGGGGGAAAAGCGACGCCGGAAGGGTTTGTGGTGCCCGACGATTCCATCTGGAAGCCGGTTCTGGCAGTGGGCGAAACCGGATTTTTGTTCATGGTGCCCATCCTGGCCGGATATATCGCCTACAGCATTGCCGACCGTCCGGGTTTGGCACCCGGCATGATCGGCGGCTACATTGCGGCCGACGGGAGCTTTTATGGCAGCGAAGCGGGGGCGGGATTCATCGGGGGGATCATCGCCGGGTTTCTCGCGGGCTATCTGGCCAAAGGCATCCGTTCAATACCGGTGCCCAAGGTGATTCAGCCCATCATGCCCATCCTGGTGATTCCGCTGGTCACGTCCCTTCTGACGGCTCTCCTGTTTATCCATGGGATCGGCGCCCCCATTTCCGGGATCATGTCGGCGATGACCGAGTGGCTCCACGACATGCAGGGGGCCGGCAAAGTGGCGCTGGCTTTGGTCCTGGGAGCGATGATCGCCTTTGATATGGGCGGTCCGATCAACAAGGTGGCCTTTTTGTTCGGAGCGGCGATGATCGGGGAGGGACAACCCTTCATCATGGGGGCGATCGCTCCGGCGATCTGCACCCCTCCTCTCGGAATGGGGCTGGCCACGCTGCTGGCCAAGAGGAAATATTATCCCGAGGAATGGGAAGCGGGCAAGGCCGCCCTGGCCATGGGGATGGTCGGCATTACGGAAGGGGCGATCCCCTTTGCATCCCGCGATCCCCTCCGCGTCATTCCGAGCATCATGATCGGTTCCATGGCGGCGTCAGTCATCGCCATGTTGGGAGGCGTGGCCGATCACGTTCCCCACGGGGGGCCGATCGTGGCCTTGTTCCAGGCCGTCGATCATGTCCCGATGTTTTTCGTCGCCATCCTGGCGGGGACCGTCGTGACGGCATTCTTGGTGAACGCCTTGAAGAAAAACGTCTAGCATCAGAAACCCGGCCGAAATACGGCCGGGTTTTGAATGCCATCCTTGCTCACGATTTTTTCGGAGGGTGGTCGAGGATCTTGTCGATGATCCCGTATTCCTTGGCTTCCTCCGCGCTCATGAAGTAATCGCGGTCCGTATCCTTCTCGATTTTTTCCAGCGGTTGACCGGTGTGTTCGGACAGCAGCTTGTTCAGGCGGTCTCTCATGCGCAGGATCCGCTTGGCCCGGATTTCGATGTCCGAAGCCTGTCCTTCCGCTCCGCCCAGGGGCTGGTGAATCATCACTTCGCTGTTGGGGAGGGCAAAGCGTTTTCCCCTGGCCCCTGCGGAGAGCAGGAAGGCACCCATGGAAGCGGCCAGTCCGACGCAGATGGTCTGCACGTCGGGTTTGACGTGTTGCATCGTGTCGTATATGGCCATGCCCGCGCTGATGGATCCGCCGGGGGAATTGATGTACAGGTAAATGTCCTTTTCCGGATCTTCGGCGGCCAGGAAGAGGAGCTGGGCAACCACGAGGTTGGCCACCTGATCGTTGATGGGGGTGCCCAAGAGGATGATCCGGTCCTTGAGAAGGCGGGAGTAGATATCGTAGGATCGTTCGCCGCGACTGGTTTGTTCAATGACGATGGGAATCATTGTGGACATGGGTTGCTTCCTCCTTGGATGGCAGGGTTGAATGAGGCTGTGACAAACCCTGCATGTGAGGGGCCGCCCCTTCGCCCCGTCCGGGGGCGCCGGGCGGGATGTTTCGTTTCACCCCGCTTTGTCATCGCCTCACTATCATCATATCCCCAAAGATCAAAAAAGGTCAAGATTCAATTGGAACAAAACGACAAACGGCAGCCGATTCATCGGCTGCCGTTTTGCTCCAATGTGGTGCGCCTACCAGGATTCGAACCTGGGCACCTGGTTCCGGAGACCAGCGCTCTATCCCCTGAGCTATAGGCGCATGCTGTGTTTGCCAGCGACAGAGTATATTATAACGGGTTGCGAGAGAAAATGCAAGGGGAAATTTTGTTCCAGACCGGATCCCCTTTCCACGGATTATTGTAACCAACTCCGCTTTTTTCATCAAGGGGTGGAGCTTTTGTGAGACCGTCGGTGCCGAAAAAGGCTTTTCCACGGAATTCCGCGAGAGCAGGCAGCGGTTTTTGTGGTAAAATGGATATGAAAGCGCGACGCGGACCCACGGTTTTCGACCGGAGGCGTCGAAGGATGTCACCCTTTCGTCGATCGGTTTCATCCCGGGAATGTTCGGCGGGAAGGTTTTTGCTCAAGTCGAAAAAGAGTGAATAATCAACCCGGCTCGTCGACTGAACGGATGTCGAAATCGCGCGGAGGTGGAAAAGATGGCCTTGCAAATCAGTTACGGTCTGATACAGGAGCAGCGAATGAAACTGGTGATGACGCCGGAATTGCGTCAAGCCATTCAGTTGCTCCAGCTCTCCGCGGCGGATTTGGAGCAGTATATTCATGAACAGTTGGCGGAGAATCCGGTGTTGGAAATTGACGAACCGAGCGGGGAAGGGAGAGAAGAGAGCGACGTCCCTCTGCTGGATGCCGATCCGGGGGATTGGATGGCGTATGTCCGGCGAAGCGGGAGGGGGGAGCGGGGAGCCCCCAACCGCGATGCGGAGGGGTTTCCCTTCGAAAATCTGGCGGCTCCGTCGGAGTCCCTGGCGGAGGCGTTGGAGTCCCAGCTGCGCTACCTGCATCTGGATTCCGGCACGAGGGCCCTTTGCCGCTATTTGATCGGAAACCTGGATGACAACGGGTACCTGAGAATCGATGACACCTCCGTATGTAAACGCTTTAATGCCGATTCGCAAGCCTTTGAGCGGGCTCTCCAGGTGATTCAATCCCTGGAACCGGCGGGGGTGGGAGCCCGCTCCCTGTCGGAGTGCCTTCGTCTCCAGCTGTTGCGGGAGGATCCCCCGGACGAAGTGGCTCTCAGGATCGCCGAAAGACACCTTCCCGACGTGGCGGGGGGCCGGATCCGCAAGATCGCCCGGCAATTGGGATGTGAAGTCCGGCGCGTGCAGGAGGCGGTCGATCGCCTGAAGAGTTTGAATCCCCGGCCGGGCATGACCTTCGCTTCCTCCGCTCCCCGCTACGTGTTGCCGGATGTCTGCGTGGAGCGGGTGAACGGAGATTACGTCGTCCTGGTCAATGAGGGATTTTTGCCCCGCCTCACCGTGAGCGACCGATACCAGCGGATGATGGTGGACGGCGGGGAGCAGGCCCGGAAGGCGGCGGATTATCTCAGGAATTGGTTTCAATCGGCGGTTTGGCTCGTTCGGGGAATCGAACAGCGGCGACAAACCCTGTACCGGGTGACGCGGGTGATCGTCGAGAAGCAGAGGGCCTTTTTGGATCGCGGCGTGGATTGCTTGAAGCCGCTCACTCTGCGGGAAGTGGCGGAGGAGCTGGGTCTGCACGAGTCCACCGTGAGCCGCGCCACCCAAAACAAGTACGTGCAAACTCCGCGCGGCCTCTTTTCCTTCCGTTATTTTTTCCCGTCCGGAGTCGATTCCGCTTCGGGAGGCACGGCGGCCAAAAGCGTGAAAAAGCGCATTGCGGAATTGATTCAGGGGGAGGATAAGCGCAAGCCCTTATCCGATCAGCAGATCGCCGACCGTCTCCGAGCCGGGGGTCTTCGAATCTCTCGGCGGACCGTGGCCAAATACCGGGAAGAGCTCGGGATTCCCTCCTCGATGGCCCGGCGCAGGTACGACGGCTGATCGCTTCTTTTATCCGAGCCTGTGACAATCAAGGGAATCTTTGCAGAGGAGGCGGGAACGGCTTTTCCTGCACCTTGTCAGCCTTCGATCCATCGGATACAATAAGGGTGGAAGCCGTTCCTCCTTTTCTTTTTGCCGCCTTGGGACATATTTTGTTATACAGGGACATTAATTGTCCCGATCGAAAAGGTGAGATGATGAAGTCGCTGTTGGAACTGCAAAAGAAATTATTGCCCGACATGCTGGAGGTGATGCGCAAGCGTTATGAAACGCTGCGGCACCTGCAGCTGATGCAGCCTGTGGGACGACGGAGTCTGGCGGCGGCCATGGGGACGACGGAGCGAATCCTGCGGGCGGAGGTGGATTTCCTGAGGTTGCAGGGTCTGGTGCACGTCGATCCCCTCGGGATGCGCGTCACCCAGCAGGGCGCCGAATTGCTTGCGGAAATGGAGCCCTTGATCAAGGAGCTTTTCGGTCTGACGGAACTGGAGGAGGCGCTTCGGCGTCATCTGGGGCTCCGGCGCGTGATCATCGTTTCCGGCGACGCTGATCAGTCCCAATGGGTGAAAAAGGAGATGGGGCGGGCGGGAGCCCGTCTTCTCCGGGAAGAAGCCCGTCCCGGTCAGGTGGTGGCGGTGGCCGGCGGGACCACCGTCGCGGCGGTCGCCGAGATGATGGCCCCGACGCCGCAGCTGAAGGAGACCACCTTCGTGCCCGCCCGAGGCGGACTGGGAGAGGCAGTGGAGCTGGAAGCCAACTACATCGCTTCGCTCATGGCCAAGAAGACCGGGGGAAGTTACCGCCTGATGCATGTTCCCGACCAGCTGAGCGAAGAGACTTACCGCACGGTGATCCGGGAACCGCACATCCGCGAGGTGTTGGAGCTGTTGAAAACGGCCCGGATCGCGGTGCACGGAATCGGCGGCGCCATGGAAATGGCCGTCCGTCGCAAATCTTCTATGGAGTTGCTGCGTCATCTTCGGGAGAAGGAGGCGGTGGGCGAGGCCTTCGGATATTACTTCAACCGCCAAGGGGAGATCGTCCACAGGATGAAGACGGTGGGGATCCGGCTGGATGATCTGCAGCGGATGGAGCGGATCATCTCGGTGGCCGGAGGAGCCAGCAAGGCGGATGCCATCGCCGCGATTTGTTCGGTCGCCTGCCGGGATACACTGATAACCGATGAAGGGGCGGCCCGGGCCATTCTGGAGAAAGCGCAGTAATGCTTTGACTTTCCCAATAAACCATGAGGGATCGGAGGGTGAATGTGATGGCCAAGACGAAAATCGGCATTAACGGGTTCGGACGGATCGGTCGGAATGTTTTTCGTGCGCTGATGGATCATCCCGAACTGGAAGTGGTGGCGGTCAACGACCTGACCGACGCGGGCACGCTGGCCCATCTGTTCAAATACGATTCGGTTCACGGCCGCCTGGAGGCGGATGTGGAAGTGACCGATGAGGGCTTTGCGGTTAACGGCCGCCCGGTGAAGGTGCTGGCTGAGCGGGATCCGGCCAACCTCC
Encoded proteins:
- a CDS encoding Crp/Fnr family transcriptional regulator produces the protein MTSAVSAHRFVDYFQPEQLKRLSSLMTSKRVNSGINLFQDKEQADYLYFIHEGIVKIFNNTESGEEIALSLKYAGDLVGDPCTLPSPFQWSNAVTLTDAFLGVIHKEELEALLLRHPDLAIRFIQWLTVNQRILETKMRDLLVYGKTGALASTLIRLCNTCGKRTEEGILIPMRLTNQDLANFIGATRESVNRMLSRMKREHILSMRSGRLIIHDLNRLRKLCHCDGRCPGNVCII
- a CDS encoding YwiC-like family protein, encoding MKPILPREHGGWAMVSVPFLLGMFVGGPKWLHLPLFFGWMLFYLAAYPFRLALMRRKDRRNFVRWALIYWALGMVFLIPPLLWEPSLLWAGPVLAALFCINGWYAYRRNERSFVNDLCAILAFSVGGAAAHMVGAGSWDAMALWVAVPCILYFLGSVFFVKSVFRERKNERWLIASKGYHLLLLILTALLEPWFVLPYAFSAFRAFLWGGKTIRPMKVGIIEIVGSLLFLVLSIIAFSATRPPTI
- a CDS encoding Crp/Fnr family transcriptional regulator; translation: MDLSQLVPLLRNVPLFLDLTDEELERIASIAIPRSYPKKSLIFAEGSPREAVYFIVDGLVKAFKVDANGHEQIVSLLAKGDMFPHTGFFDQSPYPANAEAVKPTRVFAIPIQSFEQLLLSTPTIAVKVLRVLGAKIRELQEKLQELTYQDVRHRICAILLRLAETHGTTQDGTVVLRLPVTHQDLASMAGTTRESVNRMLNDLRRQRILEMNRNHIVLKDVEALKSWADEWRKKR
- a CDS encoding TIGR04053 family radical SAM/SPASM domain-containing protein, whose protein sequence is MIDFHQSPFLVIWEVTRACALKCLHCRAEAQYRRDPRELTTEEGKALIREIRDLGAPLLVFTGGDPLMREDLFELAEYAKGQGLIVSLTPSATPRVTEKAMRRAMEVGLDRWAFSLDGSTAEIHDAFRGTSGSYDLTMRAIGMLRKLGMPLQINTTVSRYNLDDLPDIARLLEEMGIVLWSVFFLVPTGRGKADDMITAEEHERVFHWLADLSGRVPFDIKTTAAPPYRRVIMQREKMKSGPGAAAGAPPWVAGRQRQLRAPRAVNDGNGFAFVSHIGDVYPSGFLPIACGNVRERSLTEIYRTHPTFVSLRDPERLKGKCGVCEFRSVCGGSRARAYAVTGDPLESDPTCAYVPREWSKRAASSS
- a CDS encoding PTS fructose transporter subunit IIC — encoded protein: MKLLAVTACPVGIAHTYIAAEKLKKAADEAGHTIKVETWGSIGVENAFTQEEIEEADGVILAADKDVDKSRFRGKRVLECSVQDAIHRPEELIRRLVDGEVPVFGAPEREEPKREESPVEKAESGRSFYRHLMNGVSYMIPFVVVGGLLIALSLGFGGKATPEGFVVPDDSIWKPVLAVGETGFLFMVPILAGYIAYSIADRPGLAPGMIGGYIAADGSFYGSEAGAGFIGGIIAGFLAGYLAKGIRSIPVPKVIQPIMPILVIPLVTSLLTALLFIHGIGAPISGIMSAMTEWLHDMQGAGKVALALVLGAMIAFDMGGPINKVAFLFGAAMIGEGQPFIMGAIAPAICTPPLGMGLATLLAKRKYYPEEWEAGKAALAMGMVGITEGAIPFASRDPLRVIPSIMIGSMAASVIAMLGGVADHVPHGGPIVALFQAVDHVPMFFVAILAGTVVTAFLVNALKKNV
- the clpP gene encoding ATP-dependent Clp endopeptidase proteolytic subunit ClpP; translation: MSTMIPIVIEQTSRGERSYDIYSRLLKDRIILLGTPINDQVANLVVAQLLFLAAEDPEKDIYLYINSPGGSISAGMAIYDTMQHVKPDVQTICVGLAASMGAFLLSAGARGKRFALPNSEVMIHQPLGGAEGQASDIEIRAKRILRMRDRLNKLLSEHTGQPLEKIEKDTDRDYFMSAEEAKEYGIIDKILDHPPKKS
- the rpoN gene encoding RNA polymerase factor sigma-54, with protein sequence MALQISYGLIQEQRMKLVMTPELRQAIQLLQLSAADLEQYIHEQLAENPVLEIDEPSGEGREESDVPLLDADPGDWMAYVRRSGRGERGAPNRDAEGFPFENLAAPSESLAEALESQLRYLHLDSGTRALCRYLIGNLDDNGYLRIDDTSVCKRFNADSQAFERALQVIQSLEPAGVGARSLSECLRLQLLREDPPDEVALRIAERHLPDVAGGRIRKIARQLGCEVRRVQEAVDRLKSLNPRPGMTFASSAPRYVLPDVCVERVNGDYVVLVNEGFLPRLTVSDRYQRMMVDGGEQARKAADYLRNWFQSAVWLVRGIEQRRQTLYRVTRVIVEKQRAFLDRGVDCLKPLTLREVAEELGLHESTVSRATQNKYVQTPRGLFSFRYFFPSGVDSASGGTAAKSVKKRIAELIQGEDKRKPLSDQQIADRLRAGGLRISRRTVAKYREELGIPSSMARRRYDG
- a CDS encoding sugar-binding transcriptional regulator, with translation MKSLLELQKKLLPDMLEVMRKRYETLRHLQLMQPVGRRSLAAAMGTTERILRAEVDFLRLQGLVHVDPLGMRVTQQGAELLAEMEPLIKELFGLTELEEALRRHLGLRRVIIVSGDADQSQWVKKEMGRAGARLLREEARPGQVVAVAGGTTVAAVAEMMAPTPQLKETTFVPARGGLGEAVELEANYIASLMAKKTGGSYRLMHVPDQLSEETYRTVIREPHIREVLELLKTARIAVHGIGGAMEMAVRRKSSMELLRHLREKEAVGEAFGYYFNRQGEIVHRMKTVGIRLDDLQRMERIISVAGGASKADAIAAICSVACRDTLITDEGAARAILEKAQ